From Spirochaeta lutea, the proteins below share one genomic window:
- a CDS encoding HAD family hydrolase, translating into MSLSTVIFDLDGTLIDSEANYHHSDQQFLEARGIHLPEEHWKDVVGVGSRSFLRTLQRDYGLTGDLDDLLAEKDSCYLKIARGNTRAFPQMQLFVEACHSRGIKMAVASGSSREAIEKTLGWAGLEQYFPVRVSADEVAGGKPQPDIFIEAARRMGVDPGECLVIEDSQYGVTAGKAAGMVCAAIPTVTTPPLAEAFLQADILFPGGMTEFTAEGLIHQLTERFQWRM; encoded by the coding sequence ATGAGTCTTTCAACTGTCATTTTTGATCTGGACGGCACCCTCATTGACAGCGAAGCCAACTACCACCACAGCGACCAGCAGTTCTTGGAGGCCCGTGGAATTCATCTTCCGGAAGAGCACTGGAAGGATGTTGTGGGGGTAGGGTCCCGGTCGTTTTTGAGAACACTGCAAAGGGATTATGGCTTAACGGGTGATCTAGATGATCTACTTGCTGAAAAAGACAGCTGCTATCTTAAAATCGCCCGGGGCAATACCAGAGCCTTCCCACAGATGCAACTATTTGTTGAAGCCTGCCATTCTCGGGGTATCAAAATGGCAGTAGCAAGCGGTTCTTCCCGGGAGGCTATCGAGAAAACCCTCGGATGGGCCGGGCTGGAACAGTATTTTCCCGTCAGGGTCAGTGCTGATGAGGTGGCCGGGGGAAAACCACAGCCGGATATATTCATTGAGGCTGCCCGGCGGATGGGGGTTGATCCAGGGGAATGCCTGGTAATCGAAGACAGCCAGTACGGCGTTACTGCGGGAAAGGCCGCCGGTATGGTGTGTGCGGCCATACCAACGGTCACTACACCACCCTTGGCTGAAGCCTTTCTCCAGGCAGATATTCTTTTTCCCGGCGGCATGACCGAGTTTACGGCTGAAGGCCTCATACACCAATTAACAGAGAGGTTCCAGTGGAGGATGTAG
- the trpS gene encoding tryptophan--tRNA ligase has product MTEKKRILTGDRPTGQLHLGHYVGSLQNRLKLQSTYECYFIIADLHMLTTKPTKADIEQISNNARDMALDYLACGIDPHKSVIYLQSAVHEVYELNLFFENLVTVPRLQRLPSLKDMVRSANLDEMPFGLLGYPVLQTADILMPRAHLVPVGKDNEAHVELTREIARRFNTLYDEVFPVPDVLVGDVPTLVGTDGQAKMSKSLGNAIMLSDDVKTVEKKVRGMFTDPNRIRADVPGRVEGNPVFIYHDIFNPRKDEVEDLKQRYREGTVGDVEVKEKLSRAINQFLDPIREKRDYYESQKGLVDEVIYEGTLKMREVASQTLRDAKKAMGLTGAWNRISRKAEDARKKREKLGQS; this is encoded by the coding sequence ATGACTGAGAAAAAACGGATACTCACCGGCGACCGTCCTACAGGACAATTGCATCTTGGCCACTATGTTGGCTCACTGCAGAACAGACTTAAACTCCAAAGCACCTACGAGTGTTACTTCATCATCGCTGATCTGCATATGCTCACCACCAAACCTACCAAGGCGGATATTGAGCAGATCTCGAATAACGCACGGGATATGGCTCTGGATTACCTTGCCTGCGGGATTGATCCGCATAAGTCCGTGATTTATTTGCAATCCGCCGTCCATGAGGTCTATGAACTCAATCTATTCTTTGAAAACCTCGTAACGGTGCCCCGGCTCCAGAGACTTCCCAGCCTAAAGGATATGGTGCGCTCTGCAAACTTGGATGAAATGCCTTTCGGACTATTAGGGTATCCTGTCTTACAGACTGCCGACATCCTTATGCCCAGGGCTCACCTGGTTCCCGTGGGAAAAGATAATGAGGCCCATGTTGAATTGACCAGAGAAATTGCCAGGCGGTTTAATACCCTCTATGATGAGGTATTCCCTGTTCCGGATGTGTTGGTAGGTGACGTCCCGACCCTGGTTGGAACCGATGGCCAGGCAAAGATGTCTAAAAGTCTGGGGAATGCAATTATGCTTTCAGACGATGTAAAGACTGTGGAGAAGAAGGTCCGGGGTATGTTTACTGATCCCAATCGAATTCGGGCTGATGTACCCGGCAGGGTAGAGGGTAATCCGGTGTTCATTTACCACGATATCTTTAATCCCCGGAAAGATGAGGTCGAGGACCTAAAACAACGATACCGGGAAGGAACCGTGGGGGATGTGGAGGTTAAGGAGAAGCTGTCTCGGGCTATTAACCAGTTCCTAGACCCGATTCGTGAAAAACGTGATTATTATGAGTCCCAAAAGGGTTTGGTGGACGAGGTTATTTATGAAGGAACCTTGAAGATGCGAGAGGTGGCATCCCAGACCCTGAGGGATGCAAAAAAAGCCATGGGGCTTACCGGAGCTTGGAACAGGATAAGCAGAAAGGCTGAGGATGCCAGGAAAAAACGGGAGAAGTTAGGCCAGTCATGA
- a CDS encoding AI-2E family transporter, whose translation MRKRIIGFRASLQGMLGFFVALAIVASLKFTSSFIQPFVIALLLSFILNPLVEFFVRIHVPRFLAIILVIVILMGFSILIGLVLFESVNSLVAEYPKYQDRFFIVVDFFVETFNLPGDFVTQFEIPRTLASLLVNVSSGLFGFLGNVALTLVFLLFIMMEKPFIKIKLREALKHERTEKIGKIFANVNRHVGRYLLIKFFVSFLTALIVFTVFSTIGVDFPFIWGLLTFLFNFIPTIGSILISAISILFALIQFFPDWNPIILAGIGMIIPQLVIGNILDPKLTGDSLNLSPVVILLALLLWGWLWGTSGLFLAVPLTVGIKIAFEYIPGLEFLGVLMGTGTKPAPVLLDEGPPNSHDEVSEDHLE comes from the coding sequence ATGAGAAAACGAATAATTGGATTTCGAGCTAGTCTTCAGGGTATGTTGGGGTTCTTTGTTGCCCTGGCTATTGTTGCTTCATTGAAATTTACCAGCAGCTTCATCCAGCCCTTTGTGATAGCCTTGCTTCTTTCCTTCATTCTGAACCCCTTGGTCGAATTTTTCGTAAGAATACATGTGCCGCGCTTTTTGGCTATTATACTAGTTATTGTTATATTGATGGGATTCAGCATTCTTATTGGATTGGTGCTGTTTGAGAGCGTAAACTCTCTTGTTGCTGAATACCCCAAATATCAGGATCGATTCTTTATTGTGGTGGATTTTTTTGTGGAAACCTTCAATCTACCCGGGGATTTTGTAACCCAGTTTGAGATCCCCCGCACCCTAGCGAGCCTCCTGGTGAATGTGAGTAGCGGGTTGTTCGGGTTTCTCGGAAATGTGGCATTAACCCTGGTTTTTCTGTTGTTTATCATGATGGAAAAACCCTTTATAAAAATAAAACTACGCGAGGCCTTGAAACACGAGCGGACCGAGAAAATCGGAAAGATTTTCGCCAATGTCAATCGGCACGTCGGCAGATACCTGCTGATCAAGTTTTTTGTGAGTTTTCTCACCGCCCTGATTGTCTTTACCGTGTTTTCAACCATTGGAGTAGATTTTCCCTTTATCTGGGGACTATTAACCTTCCTTTTTAATTTTATTCCTACCATCGGATCCATCCTGATTTCGGCCATCAGTATTCTCTTTGCCCTCATTCAGTTTTTCCCGGATTGGAATCCGATTATTCTCGCAGGTATCGGCATGATAATCCCCCAGCTGGTTATCGGGAATATTTTGGATCCGAAATTGACGGGTGATAGCCTTAATTTGAGTCCCGTGGTAATCTTGCTTGCTCTTCTGTTGTGGGGGTGGCTCTGGGGAACCAGCGGGCTATTTTTAGCTGTTCCCTTGACTGTTGGTATTAAGATTGCCTTTGAATATATACCGGGTTTAGAGTTTCTCGGAGTGCTGATGGGTACTGGAACCAAACCGGCACCGGTGCTCCTGGACGAGGGACCGCCGAATTCCCACGATGAAGTGAGCGAAGACCATCTAGAATAG